A section of the Leptospira kobayashii genome encodes:
- a CDS encoding potassium channel family protein: MQRKKIAVIGIGSFGKLLTRYLFAEGHEVFAIDKKEDVIQEIKDHCTVAVVLDATDESALRSQGIEDLDIVVLAIADDFETSIICADLLKKMNAKNIYARYQTDLQIRIFHLLGIRNIFNPEEQAARSMAEILGFSGMKANFLLSDEYSVSEVVVPKRYINKTISDLDLREKYEINIITIKRPIQEKDKKRSSDSTQGKILGIPEGNMVLKENDTLVIFASQKNINRFLEG, encoded by the coding sequence ATGCAAAGGAAAAAAATTGCGGTCATAGGAATCGGTAGTTTCGGAAAACTTTTAACCCGTTATCTTTTTGCAGAAGGTCACGAAGTGTTTGCCATTGATAAAAAAGAAGATGTCATCCAGGAAATCAAAGATCATTGCACTGTGGCAGTGGTTTTGGATGCGACGGATGAGTCCGCACTTCGTTCCCAAGGAATCGAAGATCTGGACATAGTGGTCCTGGCAATCGCCGATGATTTTGAAACTTCGATTATCTGCGCGGATCTTCTGAAAAAGATGAATGCCAAAAATATTTACGCGCGTTATCAAACCGATTTGCAAATTCGAATTTTTCATCTTTTGGGAATCAGAAATATTTTCAATCCCGAAGAACAAGCTGCGCGCAGTATGGCGGAAATACTCGGTTTTTCTGGAATGAAAGCAAACTTCCTTCTCTCCGACGAATACAGTGTTTCCGAAGTAGTCGTTCCCAAACGTTATATTAACAAAACGATCAGCGATCTTGATCTCAGAGAAAAATACGAGATCAATATAATTACAATTAAACGACCGATTCAGGAAAAAGATAAAAAAAGATCATCGGATAGTACGCAAGGCAAAATCTTAGGTATCCCCGAAGGGAATATGGTTTTGAAAGAAAACGATACTCTCGTCATTTTTGCATCTCAAAAAAATATAAATCGTTTTTTAGAAGGTTAA
- a CDS encoding TrkH family potassium uptake protein, which produces MKVRRLLYFWILFLGHAQTWKHQIRKFYLEHFRSLGRFIYTTTGVISIAILILEFGFYYPEEWKPIVRLAVYSMVRFFLIYEIIGFLFCNSPWDYLKAHKLEFIIVLLLLVENFYEEDIILFLKQFHLTGGDATLIFLSTNQILFIFANLAHFFRLSRFYDAKNINPSFVFVGSFATIILFGTIFLHFPKATYKQIPTIDLVFTTVSATCVTGLSTISIADSFTLTGKIIILFLIQIGGLGLMTLTSFFSMFLAGQASVTDKLLLKDLLSEEAIGKVKGLLKQIAYQTIFIELIGAVLLYISFPKSYPMSEFNKIFFAIFHSISAFCNAGFSLLPAGLADPSFMQTESFLSTIMLLIVLGGLGFPVLSQIHRRLTHPKDVYFRWSVTSKLVFITTLVLLLIGTLAYYVLEKELTLKSLSTADRIFHSLFYSVTTRTAGFNTLDLAKMGIPVTFFSLFLMWVGASPISTGGGIKTTTLAISVFNIINQIRGKSDLEVYHRSIAPSTIHRAGATIVLSLFVIFTAIFGLVVFESFSFLDISYEVVSAFGTVGLTRGITPYLSVYSKGILCIVMFVGRVGILTLLVALSKKAISFSYKYPVEYVVVG; this is translated from the coding sequence GTGAAAGTAAGACGACTTTTATATTTCTGGATTTTATTCTTGGGTCATGCGCAAACATGGAAACACCAAATCAGAAAATTTTATCTGGAACATTTTCGCTCCCTAGGTCGATTCATCTACACAACAACGGGAGTGATTTCTATCGCTATATTGATTTTAGAATTCGGATTTTATTATCCGGAAGAATGGAAACCGATCGTAAGATTAGCGGTTTATTCTATGGTCCGATTTTTTCTGATTTATGAAATCATTGGATTTTTATTTTGTAACAGCCCTTGGGATTATTTAAAAGCCCACAAATTGGAATTTATAATCGTACTTCTGCTCTTGGTTGAAAATTTTTACGAAGAGGATATCATTTTATTTTTAAAACAATTTCACCTAACGGGCGGAGATGCAACTCTGATTTTCCTTTCAACCAATCAGATTTTGTTTATTTTTGCAAACCTGGCGCATTTTTTCCGACTATCCCGATTTTATGATGCCAAAAATATAAACCCTTCGTTTGTATTTGTAGGTTCCTTTGCAACGATCATACTATTCGGTACCATATTTCTTCATTTTCCCAAAGCGACTTATAAACAAATCCCTACGATTGATTTGGTATTCACAACCGTATCTGCAACTTGTGTAACAGGTCTTTCAACGATTTCCATCGCCGATTCATTTACGCTAACGGGAAAAATCATCATTTTGTTTTTGATTCAAATCGGCGGACTCGGTTTGATGACTCTAACCAGTTTTTTTTCTATGTTTCTGGCAGGACAAGCGTCGGTAACGGACAAACTTTTATTAAAGGATTTACTTTCCGAAGAAGCTATCGGAAAAGTAAAAGGTTTACTCAAACAAATCGCATACCAAACCATCTTCATTGAGTTAATTGGTGCCGTGTTATTGTATATTAGTTTTCCAAAATCCTATCCCATGTCGGAATTCAATAAAATCTTCTTTGCAATATTTCATTCCATATCGGCTTTCTGTAATGCCGGTTTTAGTCTGTTACCTGCCGGTCTTGCCGATCCGAGTTTTATGCAGACGGAAAGTTTTCTTTCTACGATCATGTTGCTCATTGTTTTAGGAGGTTTGGGTTTTCCCGTCTTAAGCCAGATCCACAGACGTTTAACGCATCCCAAAGATGTTTATTTCCGTTGGTCTGTCACTTCCAAACTTGTTTTTATCACCACATTGGTTTTGCTTTTGATTGGTACTCTGGCGTATTATGTTTTGGAAAAAGAACTAACATTAAAGTCCTTAAGTACTGCAGATCGGATTTTTCACTCTTTATTTTATTCAGTCACAACCAGAACCGCAGGTTTCAATACTTTGGATTTGGCAAAAATGGGAATCCCCGTTACTTTCTTTTCCTTATTTTTAATGTGGGTAGGCGCTTCTCCCATATCCACAGGCGGCGGGATCAAAACAACTACTCTTGCCATTTCCGTATTCAACATAATCAATCAAATTCGGGGAAAGTCGGATTTGGAAGTATATCATCGTTCCATAGCGCCTTCCACCATCCATCGTGCGGGAGCTACCATCGTTTTATCCCTGTTTGTTATTTTTACAGCTATCTTCGGACTCGTAGTATTCGAATCTTTTTCTTTTTTGGATATCTCTTATGAAGTGGTATCCGCTTTCGGAACCGTAGGTTTGACCCGAGGAATTACACCTTATTTATCCGTTTATAGCAAAGGCATTTTATGTATAGTTATGTTTGTCGGTAGGGTCGGGATCTTAACGTTGTTAGTCGCTTTATCAAAAAAAGCGATTTCATTCTCGTATAAGTATCCCGTAGAATATGTTGTGGTAGGATAA
- a CDS encoding adenosine deaminase, with product MYCDLHNHLYGCLPAETLFRIGKENPSPRWHLYLDAFESAYGIKVNPKTFFDDYKDIEKFKKLYYFKEKSPFLHFQAKFNLIIALVQFHAKEIEEVTKDIIVSHALNEVSYAEYRLMFAKEETKEIYFAKLMAACEGMIEGESLAKKNGFPIEAKLVMSIHRDLNFEKHYDWMKNWMEKESVIKDYLVGIDFCHIEEGFPPKDKKVFFENLLKDNKAENSTALSILYHVGESFRDKTPFSASRWVLESANNGAHRLGHALAVGVAPDMFLSEERTESLSERLDQLELELENYDSISEFGPYFSKNEIEEERKILLKADPSHTVRMMMNSEKIKFLNTFQNYCLANIAKTNAVIESCPSSNYYIGMLENLSDHPISRFYDHQIKLTIGSDDPGLFHTNLREEYDLALESGISEKSLGEIRTQSFRYKSTLLSGRESVDLFPSSVN from the coding sequence ATGTATTGCGATCTGCACAACCACCTTTATGGCTGTTTACCCGCGGAAACATTGTTTCGAATTGGAAAAGAAAATCCATCACCAAGATGGCATCTCTATTTAGATGCATTCGAGTCCGCCTACGGAATCAAAGTGAATCCGAAAACATTTTTTGATGATTATAAAGACATTGAGAAATTCAAAAAACTCTATTACTTTAAAGAAAAATCACCGTTTCTACATTTCCAGGCAAAATTCAATTTAATCATAGCACTTGTACAATTTCATGCGAAGGAAATCGAAGAAGTAACTAAAGATATCATCGTTTCACATGCGCTAAACGAAGTGAGTTACGCGGAATACAGACTGATGTTTGCCAAAGAAGAAACGAAAGAAATCTACTTTGCCAAACTAATGGCCGCATGCGAAGGAATGATTGAAGGAGAATCACTCGCTAAAAAAAACGGATTTCCAATCGAAGCTAAATTGGTTATGTCAATCCATAGGGATTTGAATTTCGAAAAACACTATGATTGGATGAAAAACTGGATGGAAAAAGAATCTGTCATCAAAGATTATTTGGTAGGAATCGATTTTTGTCATATAGAAGAAGGTTTTCCTCCGAAAGATAAAAAAGTTTTTTTTGAAAATCTATTGAAAGATAACAAAGCGGAAAATTCAACTGCTCTTTCCATTTTATACCATGTAGGTGAAAGTTTTAGAGACAAAACTCCTTTTTCTGCTTCCAGATGGGTATTGGAATCTGCGAATAACGGAGCTCACAGATTAGGGCATGCTTTGGCGGTAGGAGTTGCTCCGGATATGTTTTTAAGTGAAGAAAGAACCGAATCATTATCGGAAAGATTGGATCAGTTGGAATTGGAATTGGAAAATTACGATTCAATCAGCGAATTCGGTCCTTATTTTTCCAAAAACGAAATTGAAGAAGAAAGAAAAATATTACTGAAAGCCGATCCTTCACATACTGTTCGTATGATGATGAACTCGGAAAAAATCAAATTCTTAAATACATTCCAAAACTACTGTTTGGCGAATATCGCAAAAACAAATGCAGTGATCGAATCATGTCCCAGCTCGAATTATTATATAGGAATGCTGGAAAATTTATCCGATCATCCGATTTCCCGTTTTTACGATCATCAAATCAAACTTACCATCGGTTCCGATGATCCGGGCTTATTTCATACTAATTTGCGGGAAGAATACGATCTGGCTTTGGAGTCGGGAATCTCGGAAAAAAGTTTGGGAGAAATCAGAACACAATCTTTTCGCTATAAATCGACTCTGTTGAGTGGCCGTGAAAGCGTTGACCTATTCCCCTCATCCGTAAACTAG
- a CDS encoding MATE family efflux transporter, with protein sequence MAIPVFFGMLSYTAIMIADTAMVGKLGATSQAAAGFGGIVYFTILSFLMGGSMAVQIVVARRVGEKNDLGVGITLTNSLYLSSFIGIILSLAGYYYGHTMMELLGDDKEVIFLSGEYLSYRFLGTVFFFMGFALRGFFDGIGIMEAGMISSITAAVTNIFFNWLLIYGNWGFPEWGVKGAAIASALAGIPSLVVVLLFFLRKDVKKYFNKKVWVPSVQIIQELGVVGFAPAVEGTLTNLSFVGFMKISGMISTISLAASNVVLACLSLSFMPGFAFGISATTILGQAMGAGKVRLAYQGTMRSATFSAIMMGSMGLVFILFGKFLLTFFTSESLVVTEAYPALVVVAFIQVGDAYHMVVGSALRSAGLMYWVLIAYVLVSFGIMLPLAYLFGIVLKGGTIGIWFSFFIWILILAILFIQKFRRKEWVNIRI encoded by the coding sequence ATGGCAATCCCAGTTTTTTTCGGGATGCTCAGTTATACTGCCATCATGATTGCGGATACCGCGATGGTAGGAAAATTAGGGGCCACGTCTCAAGCGGCAGCTGGATTCGGGGGAATCGTATATTTTACAATATTATCATTTCTTATGGGCGGTTCTATGGCGGTGCAGATTGTTGTGGCCCGCCGTGTAGGGGAAAAAAATGATTTAGGAGTAGGGATTACTTTAACCAATTCCCTTTATCTTTCCAGTTTTATCGGAATCATTCTTTCTTTAGCCGGTTATTATTACGGCCATACCATGATGGAATTGCTTGGCGATGATAAGGAAGTGATCTTTCTTTCGGGCGAATATCTTTCTTATCGTTTCCTGGGAACGGTTTTCTTTTTTATGGGATTCGCCTTACGTGGGTTTTTCGATGGAATCGGAATTATGGAAGCGGGAATGATCTCTTCGATCACCGCTGCGGTCACGAACATATTTTTCAATTGGCTGCTTATCTATGGAAATTGGGGATTTCCGGAGTGGGGGGTCAAAGGTGCTGCAATTGCTTCCGCTTTGGCAGGAATTCCTTCCTTGGTAGTGGTGTTACTTTTCTTTTTGCGGAAAGACGTAAAAAAATATTTTAATAAAAAAGTTTGGGTTCCCAGCGTTCAAATTATACAAGAGTTAGGTGTCGTCGGTTTTGCGCCTGCCGTTGAAGGAACTCTTACCAATTTATCATTTGTCGGATTTATGAAAATTTCAGGAATGATCAGTACGATTTCTCTCGCGGCTTCAAACGTCGTACTTGCCTGTCTCAGTCTTTCCTTTATGCCGGGATTTGCTTTCGGAATTTCGGCTACGACCATTTTGGGACAAGCGATGGGGGCGGGAAAGGTTCGCCTCGCTTACCAGGGAACCATGCGTTCCGCAACTTTTTCGGCGATTATGATGGGCTCGATGGGGCTCGTATTTATTCTCTTTGGAAAGTTCTTATTAACCTTTTTCACGTCGGAAAGCTTGGTTGTTACGGAAGCTTATCCTGCGCTTGTGGTGGTGGCTTTTATTCAAGTGGGGGATGCTTACCATATGGTAGTAGGGTCCGCTCTTCGTAGTGCCGGGCTTATGTATTGGGTTTTGATTGCCTATGTGCTTGTTTCTTTCGGGATTATGTTACCTTTGGCGTATTTATTCGGAATTGTACTGAAAGGCGGGACGATTGGTATCTGGTTTTCGTTTTTTATTTGGATTTTGATCTTAGCGATTCTTTTTATTCAAAAATTTCGCAGGAAGGAGTGGGTGAATATTCGAATTTAA